One genomic region from Reichenbachiella ulvae encodes:
- a CDS encoding BNR-4 repeat-containing protein encodes MKYFKNTFLLHGKTLSKITLVFALLAVLSQRVFAQVFLETEVKISDDVMFFDGNQVSINHTANNPNGYDFVYGNALTPHGDCIKTYKNFVFMTWYRGGKNDRHVMLSRYNTKTGVLKTIEFPHRHTGFDGQWWIGETHNTIGIGICPKDETIHMVYDLHRNGNIIRDNIGTEDYLRYSFSEDGAATVPDNQFTIERFVNSPAGNYKHLEFVGIDDVNTTKLLTYPAFFTNDEGDLFMKTRFGYSRNGKFMLARFDGTKWEGYTDFNRMQASSHGSADNWGLYGDYKYVNGKIRIGFQKRSSIRNDKYLYQNGIYYAYSDDPEGKTQWKDFQGTNFSSPLADAELIKIAEPGDFVQTTQKDKVFIVSGFDFTVTDAGDEHFVSMVRDDQYNVTKRLHTYRKAGNSQFTTVEYDAGGEVYNAGNDVYVIGLKNGRVNIVKTEGGESNFVEIYQHNSGPTFDKGVVYVKEGKLYYYLKQAGGSGDKRTTYLQVFDLGLAGNNDTPPAGFTFAADEGDMVNVTGTIDIAYGAIGQFNYLYNQTSDVTCSNATFGDPIPGTVKKCYVKSVSYPEIESADGAQAPNVAENLLDGLTDDDHRWSAQVYPKSVVIDYGESKNIVGTQVHTYQNRSYHYTISISDNPNSGFVEVVNQSGTAASHPIEHSFASTSGRYVKLTVTGATGYSSNWVSINELNIVEGSVTPDPVTTTLSPTEDAYLQGSTRHNNTLIRIESGNRVGYLQFDLSSINGTITDAQLKLTCDSDGGSGLITVAKGNSSNWTEDNLSTSNAPSSSGQLGSINTTYNVGSTYTWALDESSISGGGELSLILTQSGGNDAAFASKESSVPSAKLEITYIPSGGARMRSDNESAASKPKSQYLQIYPNPAKDKFTITLDGNSIETLAIYTLGGLELYQTDSIEGKIELSKGTLFTRGMYLIKAIDNQGLMYQQKLIVE; translated from the coding sequence ATGAAATATTTTAAAAATACATTTCTCTTACATGGGAAAACTTTATCAAAAATTACGCTGGTATTTGCGTTGCTCGCTGTATTATCTCAGCGCGTATTTGCACAGGTATTTCTGGAAACAGAGGTGAAAATCTCAGATGATGTTATGTTTTTTGATGGAAATCAAGTTTCTATCAACCATACCGCAAATAATCCTAATGGATACGATTTTGTTTACGGTAATGCACTGACTCCTCATGGAGACTGTATCAAAACGTATAAGAACTTTGTCTTTATGACATGGTACAGGGGTGGTAAAAATGATCGCCATGTGATGCTGAGCCGGTACAATACGAAGACAGGTGTTTTAAAAACCATCGAATTTCCACACAGACATACAGGGTTTGATGGGCAATGGTGGATAGGAGAAACACACAATACGATCGGTATAGGCATTTGTCCAAAGGACGAAACCATTCACATGGTTTATGATTTGCACCGAAACGGAAATATTATCAGAGACAATATTGGTACTGAAGATTATCTGAGATACTCCTTTTCTGAAGATGGAGCAGCTACGGTACCTGACAACCAATTTACAATTGAGCGTTTTGTCAACTCACCGGCCGGAAATTATAAACATTTAGAATTTGTAGGTATTGATGATGTGAATACTACCAAGCTATTGACCTATCCTGCCTTCTTTACGAACGACGAGGGAGACCTTTTTATGAAAACCAGATTTGGATATTCCAGAAATGGAAAATTTATGCTGGCTAGGTTTGACGGAACTAAGTGGGAAGGATATACTGATTTTAACAGAATGCAAGCCTCTAGTCATGGAAGTGCTGATAATTGGGGGCTTTATGGAGATTACAAGTACGTCAATGGTAAGATCCGTATTGGATTTCAAAAACGCTCCAGTATCAGAAACGATAAATATTTATATCAAAATGGTATTTATTATGCTTATTCTGATGATCCTGAAGGAAAAACCCAGTGGAAAGACTTTCAAGGCACCAACTTTTCATCTCCGTTGGCAGATGCAGAGCTCATTAAAATAGCCGAGCCAGGGGACTTTGTACAAACCACACAAAAAGACAAAGTCTTCATTGTTAGCGGATTTGACTTTACGGTGACTGATGCTGGAGATGAGCACTTTGTAAGTATGGTTCGAGATGATCAATATAATGTAACCAAAAGGTTGCATACCTATCGAAAAGCTGGAAATTCACAATTTACAACTGTAGAATATGATGCAGGAGGCGAAGTATATAATGCTGGAAACGATGTTTATGTGATTGGCCTAAAAAATGGGCGTGTAAACATTGTAAAAACTGAAGGAGGTGAAAGTAATTTCGTTGAAATCTACCAACACAATTCAGGGCCTACTTTTGATAAAGGTGTAGTTTATGTAAAAGAAGGGAAATTATATTATTATTTAAAACAAGCGGGAGGATCTGGCGACAAGCGAACCACTTATTTACAAGTATTTGATTTGGGTTTGGCTGGAAACAATGACACCCCACCAGCCGGTTTCACCTTCGCCGCTGACGAAGGGGATATGGTAAATGTAACAGGTACCATTGACATAGCCTATGGTGCCATTGGCCAATTCAATTACCTCTATAACCAAACCAGCGATGTGACTTGCAGCAATGCCACGTTTGGAGATCCAATCCCAGGCACGGTCAAAAAATGTTATGTCAAGTCAGTTTCCTACCCTGAGATCGAATCCGCAGACGGAGCGCAGGCTCCCAATGTGGCAGAAAATCTATTGGACGGCTTGACCGACGATGACCATCGCTGGAGTGCGCAGGTGTATCCTAAATCAGTAGTAATCGACTATGGAGAATCAAAGAACATAGTGGGTACACAGGTGCACACCTACCAGAACCGATCCTATCACTATACGATCAGCATATCAGACAATCCAAACAGTGGCTTTGTAGAGGTGGTGAATCAGTCCGGTACAGCCGCATCACATCCTATCGAGCATAGCTTTGCCTCTACCAGCGGCCGATATGTGAAACTGACAGTGACCGGCGCGACTGGCTATTCCAGCAACTGGGTGAGTATCAACGAGCTAAACATCGTGGAAGGCTCAGTCACTCCTGATCCGGTTACTACTACGCTTTCGCCTACAGAAGATGCTTATCTACAGGGCAGTACTAGGCATAACAATACACTGATTCGAATCGAAAGTGGAAATAGGGTAGGTTATCTGCAGTTCGATCTTTCATCGATCAATGGTACGATTACAGATGCCCAGCTAAAGCTGACATGCGATAGCGATGGGGGCAGTGGATTGATCACAGTAGCCAAAGGCAATTCCAGCAATTGGACAGAGGATAATCTATCGACCAGCAATGCACCGTCTTCTTCTGGACAGCTGGGGTCGATCAATACGACCTACAATGTGGGCTCGACCTACACTTGGGCATTGGATGAATCATCCATCAGCGGTGGTGGAGAATTAAGTCTAATATTGACTCAATCAGGAGGAAATGATGCAGCCTTTGCCTCCAAAGAAAGTAGTGTTCCTTCAGCTAAGCTGGAGATTACGTATATCCCGTCGGGTGGTGCCCGCATGAGATCGGATAATGAAAGTGCTGCTTCAAAACCGAAGAGCCAGTATCTCCAAATTTACCCGAATCCTGCGAAGGATAAGTTTACTATTACCCTTGACGGTAATTCCATTGAAACTTTGGCGATTTATACTTTGGGAGGTTTGGAGCTTTATCAAACTGATTCCATAGAGGGCAAGATTGAGTTATCTAAGGGTACTTTGTTTACCAGAGGAATGTATCTA
- a CDS encoding BNR-4 repeat-containing protein: protein MKTKNYLLGKLKYGLLLLFILTMGVDALSQIQLESEVQIATNALFFDGNDVPSNEPDNGTAVYDFFFGNKISVHGDCIEEYDGYVFLTWYKGGKFNRQVMLSRYNPYTGVVKTIEFPHRHNGYQNRWWIGESHNTIAVGICPKDETIHLLYDMHAYSPTKPSDGSLADDYFRYSFSMKNVAKIADAEFTLDKFVKDSDGDYKHIKMRDGTDYQSLTYPHFFTNKQGDLFMWIREGGNNNGAYKFCKYDGNSWSDFTQFNILGAKNNGLSYNWGLYGDIKFESGKMRIGFCKRSSNNNDKFKYNNGFYYAYSDDPNGLSQWKNHAGTGFSLPLIDPDQIMVSEPGDEVSCTSPNSVTLSGGADWTATERGDVHMRTVVRCNGQSTWVHTYKKGGTNNFITTTDFPGGDFYAYKNDIYLIGLSGGRPFVDKAEGGTNDFTRVYEATSGKSFRHGVVHISNGKVHYYLMENQSGAAQPTHLQIIDLGLDENDAPPAGFSYAADEGDMVNVTGTIDIAYGAIGQFNYLYNQTSDVTCSNATFGDPIPGTVKKCYVKSVSYPEIESADGAQAPNVAENLLDGLTDDDHRWSAQVYPKSVVIDYGESKNIVGTQVHTYQNRSYHYTISISDNPNSGFVEVVNQSGKAASHPIEHSFASTSGRYVKLTVTGATGYSSNWVSINELNIVEGSVTPDPVTTTLSPTEDAYLQGSTRHNNTLIRIESGNRVGYLQFDLSSINGTITDAQLKLTCDSDGGSGLITVAKGNSSNWTEDNLSTSNAPSSSGQLGSINTTYNVGSTYTWALDESSISGGGELSLILTQSGGNDAAFASKESSVPSAKLEITYIPSGGARMRSDNESAASKPKGQYLQIYPNPAKDKFTITLDGNSIETLAIYTLGGLELYQTDSIEGKIELSKGTLFTRGMYLIKAIDNQGLMYQQKLIVE, encoded by the coding sequence ATGAAGACTAAAAACTATTTATTAGGAAAGCTCAAGTATGGGCTGCTACTTTTATTTATCTTGACAATGGGTGTGGACGCACTTTCTCAAATACAGTTAGAGAGTGAAGTCCAAATTGCTACTAATGCGCTGTTCTTCGATGGTAACGATGTACCATCCAATGAGCCAGACAACGGTACAGCCGTTTACGATTTTTTCTTTGGTAACAAGATCAGTGTACATGGTGACTGTATCGAAGAATATGATGGCTATGTGTTTTTGACCTGGTACAAGGGTGGTAAGTTCAACAGGCAGGTAATGCTGAGTAGATACAACCCCTATACAGGTGTGGTGAAAACCATTGAATTTCCTCATCGGCACAACGGTTATCAAAACAGATGGTGGATAGGGGAATCTCACAATACCATTGCCGTAGGTATTTGCCCAAAAGATGAGACTATTCATCTTTTGTATGATATGCACGCATATAGTCCTACTAAACCATCGGATGGAAGTTTGGCCGATGACTATTTCAGGTATTCATTTTCTATGAAAAATGTAGCCAAAATTGCCGATGCTGAATTCACCCTTGACAAGTTTGTTAAGGACAGTGATGGTGACTACAAGCATATCAAAATGCGAGACGGTACTGATTACCAGTCGCTTACCTATCCACACTTTTTTACCAACAAACAAGGTGACCTTTTTATGTGGATTCGTGAGGGAGGTAATAACAACGGTGCCTATAAATTCTGCAAGTATGATGGGAACAGTTGGAGTGACTTTACACAGTTCAATATCCTTGGAGCTAAAAACAATGGCTTGTCTTACAACTGGGGACTGTATGGCGATATAAAATTTGAAAGCGGGAAGATGCGGATTGGCTTTTGCAAACGATCAAGTAACAATAATGACAAATTTAAGTACAATAATGGGTTCTACTATGCTTATTCGGATGATCCAAATGGACTCAGTCAATGGAAAAATCATGCGGGTACAGGTTTTTCACTTCCTTTAATTGACCCTGATCAAATCATGGTGTCAGAACCAGGAGATGAGGTGAGCTGCACATCTCCGAATTCTGTTACCCTATCTGGTGGAGCGGATTGGACTGCAACCGAGAGGGGTGATGTGCATATGCGTACTGTGGTTAGATGTAATGGACAATCCACCTGGGTACATACATACAAAAAAGGTGGTACAAATAATTTCATAACAACCACCGATTTTCCAGGCGGTGATTTTTATGCTTATAAAAACGACATTTATTTAATAGGTCTTTCTGGCGGTCGTCCATTTGTAGACAAAGCTGAGGGTGGAACTAATGATTTTACTAGGGTCTATGAAGCTACCAGTGGTAAATCTTTCAGACATGGTGTTGTTCATATTTCTAATGGCAAAGTCCACTACTATTTGATGGAAAACCAATCAGGAGCCGCACAGCCAACCCATCTTCAAATAATTGACTTAGGTCTGGACGAAAATGACGCTCCACCCGCGGGCTTCTCTTATGCCGCTGACGAAGGGGATATGGTAAATGTAACAGGTACCATTGACATAGCCTATGGTGCCATTGGCCAATTCAATTACCTCTACAACCAAACCAGCGATGTGACTTGTAGCAATGCCACGTTTGGAGATCCAATCCCAGGCACGGTCAAAAAATGTTATGTCAAGTCAGTTTCCTACCCTGAGATCGAATCCGCAGACGGAGCGCAGGCTCCCAATGTGGCAGAAAATCTATTGGACGGCTTGACCGACGATGACCATCGCTGGAGTGCGCAGGTGTATCCTAAATCAGTAGTAATCGACTATGGAGAATCAAAGAACATAGTGGGTACACAGGTGCACACCTACCAGAACCGATCCTATCACTATACGATCAGCATATCAGACAATCCAAACAGTGGCTTTGTAGAGGTGGTGAATCAGTCCGGTAAAGCCGCATCACATCCTATCGAGCATAGCTTTGCCTCTACCAGCGGCCGATATGTGAAACTGACAGTGACCGGCGCGACTGGCTATTCCAGCAACTGGGTGAGTATCAACGAGCTAAACATCGTGGAAGGCTCAGTCACTCCTGATCCGGTTACTACTACGCTTTCGCCTACAGAAGATGCTTATCTACAGGGCAGTACTAGGCATAACAATACACTGATTCGAATCGAAAGTGGAAATAGGGTAGGTTATCTGCAGTTCGATCTTTCATCGATCAATGGTACGATTACAGATGCCCAGCTAAAGCTGACATGCGATAGCGATGGGGGCAGTGGATTGATCACAGTAGCCAAAGGCAATTCCAGCAATTGGACAGAGGATAATCTATCGACCAGCAATGCACCGTCTTCTTCTGGACAGCTGGGGTCGATCAATACGACCTACAATGTGGGCTCGACCTACACTTGGGCATTGGATGAATCATCCATCAGCGGTGGTGGAGAATTAAGTCTAATATTGACTCAATCAGGAGGAAATGATGCAGCCTTTGCCTCCAAAGAAAGTAGTGTTCCTTCAGCTAAGCTGGAGATTACGTATATCCCGTCGGGTGGTGCCCGCATGAGATCGGATAATGAAAGTGCTGCTTCAAAACCGAAGGGCCAGTATCTCCAAATTTACCCGAATCCTGCGAAGGACAAGTTTACTATTACCCTTGACGGTAATTCCATTGAAACTTTGGCGATTTATACTTTGGGAGGTTTGGAGCTTTATCAAACTGATTCCATAGAGGGCAAGATTGAGTTATCTAAGGGTACTTTGTTTACCAGAGGAATGTATCTAATCAAGGCCATCGATAATCAAGGTCTTATGTACCAGCAGAAATTGATTGTTGAATAA
- a CDS encoding beta-galactosidase, translating to MKRYILSFLTMFMLSVISSCQRSEHNEFEQRLSVLNEKINEVSIVLSENGGGANSDEVINRNVAGYFADYIRWELDHPELTKDALARNDLWPGQEKLSPEERNQRYDQHIDRQLTDALKLVDKALQMTNQQPVGRAMNEPISWNEMVFEDGYFRVEDRVVFPGGFNIVDRQLVNRDLYPEWTDSDEAESKDFLTEMRDMGLGVVGLSISIPQLITKDKTIDQAVVDDKIAELKKFEALGVRVDMRLKWGGNEELLEELWPGITKHASNGVDLDIDHPGTFELISIVMSQFIPQIIDEPAILSWDMANEPFFDMKGWTDHGMKHFHEWLEGRHQTIEALNHSWNTDYVSFSEIPKPKDNPTQPEYNPGQRTAPPKIIPALDYSPGQWYDLITFHNYRVARFFGIVATEIRHQSPEAIIHMKAQDNNSLGPKPFAVADGIDREMLTSAINLHGVDTRPLPETEPRMAVIMDSNAPRAVLNYDESLYSFHWLGQSFLYDYLTSLEPNRPIVDMEYHAFSINPIRVPDIGYGHASASLWLAHLHGMVANMVWYWHQRYGPNPFPSEELKSWFYGSISTQPIVAAEYFQTMNRLNRFSNEIASLAKPSARPIRLLVSKPSYIQNQKHIESLHRTYEASCFHGVPLGFVTEKILANNGLPPDTEYLLIADIQFLTPESIEILRTAKRNGVQLIQIGQQGIVDDDFGFPVDKEAISFLEDIPKYDYATAPDLDKQLGEIFQPLIDELLVKVKILNKQNAFGVMHRVTMVDGRLVLLIVNLRSTPVNIQLFNNQGDVLDGFDMLNQKPVNGEKISMDIKEVCLIEIKN from the coding sequence TTGAAAAGATATATTCTTTCGTTTCTGACGATGTTCATGCTTAGTGTCATTTCTAGTTGCCAGCGTAGCGAACACAATGAATTTGAACAACGACTATCTGTGTTGAATGAAAAAATTAATGAAGTCTCAATTGTCTTGTCAGAAAATGGAGGAGGCGCAAATTCAGATGAAGTAATTAATAGAAATGTAGCAGGGTATTTTGCAGATTATATCCGCTGGGAGTTAGATCATCCTGAACTTACTAAGGATGCGCTCGCTCGAAATGACCTCTGGCCAGGTCAGGAGAAACTAAGTCCAGAGGAACGGAATCAACGATACGATCAGCATATCGATAGGCAGCTCACAGATGCCTTGAAGCTCGTGGATAAAGCTTTGCAAATGACCAACCAACAGCCTGTAGGTCGGGCAATGAATGAGCCTATTTCATGGAACGAAATGGTGTTCGAGGATGGGTATTTTCGAGTGGAGGATCGAGTTGTTTTTCCTGGAGGATTCAATATTGTAGATCGGCAGCTGGTAAATCGTGATCTGTATCCCGAGTGGACAGATTCAGATGAAGCAGAGTCAAAGGATTTTCTTACCGAAATGCGGGACATGGGTCTGGGTGTAGTTGGGTTGAGTATTTCAATCCCTCAATTAATAACCAAAGACAAGACCATCGATCAGGCCGTTGTTGATGACAAGATTGCTGAGCTCAAAAAGTTTGAGGCGCTTGGGGTCAGAGTAGATATGCGACTCAAATGGGGTGGTAATGAGGAATTATTGGAAGAATTGTGGCCGGGCATAACCAAGCATGCAAGTAACGGAGTAGATTTGGATATAGACCATCCGGGTACATTTGAATTGATCAGTATAGTGATGTCACAGTTCATCCCTCAGATCATTGATGAACCTGCCATACTTAGTTGGGATATGGCCAATGAACCATTCTTTGATATGAAGGGGTGGACAGATCATGGAATGAAGCACTTTCATGAATGGCTAGAAGGTCGCCACCAAACTATCGAAGCTCTAAACCACTCTTGGAATACTGACTATGTCTCATTCAGTGAAATCCCAAAACCAAAAGACAATCCCACCCAACCAGAATATAATCCTGGGCAACGAACAGCTCCGCCAAAAATAATTCCTGCATTAGATTACTCTCCAGGCCAATGGTATGATCTTATCACTTTCCATAATTATCGCGTAGCGAGATTTTTTGGAATTGTGGCAACTGAAATTCGCCACCAAAGTCCAGAGGCTATTATTCATATGAAAGCTCAGGATAATAATAGTCTTGGTCCCAAGCCCTTTGCTGTTGCTGATGGAATTGATCGAGAAATGTTAACATCGGCAATCAACCTACATGGAGTGGATACCAGACCGTTACCCGAAACTGAACCTCGAATGGCTGTGATAATGGATTCCAACGCACCAAGAGCAGTACTCAACTATGATGAATCGCTGTACAGTTTCCATTGGTTGGGACAATCATTTTTGTATGATTACCTGACTTCTTTGGAGCCCAATCGTCCTATCGTAGATATGGAGTATCATGCCTTTTCGATCAACCCGATTCGTGTACCTGATATAGGGTATGGACATGCTTCAGCATCGCTTTGGTTGGCGCATTTGCATGGTATGGTGGCCAATATGGTTTGGTATTGGCACCAGCGATACGGTCCCAACCCCTTTCCTAGTGAGGAGCTCAAATCTTGGTTTTATGGTAGTATATCCACACAACCTATTGTTGCCGCCGAGTATTTTCAGACGATGAACAGGTTAAACCGTTTTTCCAACGAAATTGCTTCCTTGGCCAAACCATCCGCTAGACCGATTCGACTTTTAGTTTCCAAACCATCTTACATTCAAAATCAAAAACACATTGAAAGCTTGCATCGGACCTATGAGGCTAGCTGTTTTCATGGCGTGCCGTTAGGTTTCGTGACTGAAAAAATACTGGCAAATAATGGACTGCCTCCAGATACTGAATATCTTTTGATTGCTGATATTCAGTTTTTAACACCAGAATCGATAGAGATACTACGTACGGCCAAGAGAAATGGGGTGCAATTGATACAAATTGGTCAACAAGGAATAGTCGATGACGATTTTGGATTTCCTGTTGATAAGGAAGCAATTTCTTTTCTCGAGGATATTCCTAAGTATGACTATGCCACAGCACCCGATCTTGACAAACAACTTGGGGAAATATTTCAACCCTTGATAGATGAACTTTTGGTAAAAGTTAAAATATTAAATAAGCAGAATGCCTTTGGTGTGATGCATCGTGTCACTATGGTGGATGGGCGCCTTGTATTATTGATTGTAAACCTAAGATCAACACCTGTGAATATTCAATTATTCAATAATCAGGGTGATGTGCTGGATGGATTTGACATGTTGAATCAAAAGCCAGTAAACGGGGAGAAAATCTCAATGGATATCAAAGAGGTCTGCTTGATTGAGATAAAGAATTAG
- a CDS encoding RagB/SusD family nutrient uptake outer membrane protein — protein MNHIKNLILILILSATTFSCGDDFLDKNPKDELSSATFWIDENDANAGLVAIYDALNPPKHGNPYRGCASWASMGVLADVTPIGFERQSHRLRPVGDGVHTGTNEYLAVCWRLGFRGVVRANDFLANIDGIEFSGANVDQVKNRMKGEARFLRAMYYYWLIELFGDVPLFTDVPTVEDASTPRSPVADVVALIKDDLSFAVANLPTRADAEVGRATRGAAMALQVKTALYEKDWATAATVSGQIISDGEYSLLPNYEDVININNENNEEIIFSVQHVFMNDAEDGSYVEKMYAHGSAAAGGWSFIQPTLWFVDQFERIIPNPQEGVDFVNESPLNSLGEHSIPNEIYEYFEGRDPRMDHTIIRPGARFLDLNDNDILYPHEFRGPKDALTGLRMRKYVVPGAGTSASWDGPLDYVIFRYADILLCHAEAVAMRDGVGSVSQTVLDNTINAVRARASALLPAYTAGSITMDDIYRERIVELGFEGWTYFDMKRSGQIEIQNGYQVQGLTIATGDEATVGFNPDGIANVRIFDPSMHYVWPIPSTEIERSGNVLTQNPGYPQ, from the coding sequence ATGAATCATATAAAGAATTTAATATTAATTCTAATTCTGTCAGCTACTACATTTTCATGTGGTGACGACTTCTTAGATAAGAATCCGAAAGATGAGCTGTCATCAGCGACTTTCTGGATCGATGAAAATGACGCAAATGCCGGACTAGTAGCCATTTACGATGCTTTGAATCCTCCTAAGCATGGCAATCCGTATCGTGGATGTGCATCTTGGGCTTCTATGGGGGTATTGGCTGATGTCACACCGATAGGTTTCGAACGTCAGTCTCACAGGCTGAGACCTGTGGGAGATGGCGTGCACACTGGTACCAACGAATATCTGGCAGTGTGCTGGAGACTTGGCTTTAGAGGTGTGGTAAGAGCCAATGATTTTCTTGCCAATATAGATGGGATTGAATTTTCAGGGGCGAATGTAGATCAAGTTAAAAATAGGATGAAAGGCGAAGCGAGATTCCTGCGTGCTATGTATTACTATTGGCTAATTGAGCTTTTTGGTGATGTGCCTTTGTTTACCGATGTGCCTACTGTAGAGGATGCTTCTACACCTCGATCGCCAGTGGCTGATGTAGTGGCTTTAATCAAAGATGACTTGTCATTTGCCGTAGCAAATTTACCTACTCGTGCAGATGCCGAGGTAGGAAGAGCTACAAGAGGTGCGGCTATGGCCTTACAGGTAAAAACGGCATTGTATGAAAAAGATTGGGCTACGGCTGCCACCGTTTCAGGTCAAATTATTAGCGATGGGGAATACAGCCTGTTGCCTAATTATGAGGATGTAATCAACATCAACAATGAGAACAATGAAGAAATAATCTTCAGCGTGCAACACGTGTTTATGAATGATGCCGAAGACGGTAGCTACGTAGAGAAGATGTATGCTCATGGGTCTGCTGCCGCCGGTGGCTGGTCTTTTATTCAACCAACGCTTTGGTTTGTTGATCAATTTGAGCGAATCATTCCTAACCCTCAGGAGGGTGTTGACTTTGTAAATGAAAGTCCGTTGAATTCTCTCGGAGAGCATTCTATTCCCAATGAGATTTACGAGTACTTTGAAGGAAGAGATCCTAGAATGGATCATACCATTATTCGACCTGGCGCTCGTTTCCTCGATCTTAATGATAATGATATTTTATATCCTCATGAATTTAGAGGGCCTAAGGATGCGCTTACAGGATTGAGAATGCGCAAGTATGTAGTGCCTGGTGCAGGAACTTCTGCAAGCTGGGACGGGCCACTCGATTATGTGATCTTTAGGTATGCAGATATATTACTTTGTCATGCTGAGGCTGTGGCTATGCGCGATGGTGTAGGTAGTGTTTCTCAGACTGTACTAGACAATACGATCAATGCTGTTAGAGCGAGAGCTTCTGCCTTGCTACCTGCATATACTGCCGGTAGTATTACCATGGACGATATCTATCGTGAGCGAATTGTTGAGCTTGGTTTTGAAGGATGGACTTACTTTGATATGAAGAGAAGCGGTCAGATAGAAATTCAAAATGGATATCAAGTTCAAGGACTAACCATCGCTACGGGAGATGAGGCTACTGTAGGTTTCAATCCTGATGGTATAGCCAATGTCAGAATCTTTGATCCAAGTATGCACTACGTTTGGCCTATTCCTTCTACCGAAATTGAGAGAAGCGGAAATGTGTTAACACAAAACCCTGGCTACCCGCAATAA